The Flaviflexus equikiangi genome contains the following window.
GACGACGAGGCCGTGGGCGCTCTCGAGCCTGCGCGCGACCGCCTCATAGACTGGTTCCGCAACGGGACCCGGCGCGGCGTGCGACCACGAGGGCCGCCGGCCTTTCCGGATATCCCCGTAGAGCGTGAACTGGGAGACGAGGAGGATCTCCCCGCCCCGTTCCGTCACGCTCTCATCCTCGAACACGCGCAGGTCGGCGATCTTCCGCGCGGTGAGTTCGATCTCGCGATCACCGTCGTCCGCGGTGACGCCGAGCAGGACGAGCAGGCCGGGGCCGATGGTGGACACGGTCTCGCCGTCGACGCTGACGCTGGCGGAGGCGACGCGGCTGATCACTGCCCGCACTACCAGGAGCCCCGATCCCTGGGCCCGCGGCGGGGGCTGTCATCGAGCTTCGGCTTGATCGTGCCGAGATAGTAGATGACAAGGATGAAGCATGCGAGCGAGATGAGGAAGGAACCGGGGATGCGGAAGGGCATGAGTCCGGCGCGGAGTGCGAGTCCGCCCAGCAGTGCCGCTACCCACGCCCACTTGCTCATGGTTCCCGCCCACGGGAAGGCATCTTTCGGCCGCGTCGCGGCATCGACGATCGCCCACAGGAACAGGGCGATGACGAAGTAGTTGAAGAGCATCCCGATCATGGCGCAAGCTTTCGTATCTTGGGGCGATCGTAGGACAGTGCCGTCCTGCCGTCCGGGTTGACGATGACCTCCGCGAGCGCGGGTATGCCATCGATGGCGAGCTGGGCGTCGAGCGGCGTGTTGCGCTTGAGCAGACCGAGGCCGACGGGCCCCTCGTCCATGTCGCGCCCCGCGCTCGTGATCTTCCCGACCGTCTTCTCTCCCCATAGGATCTCGGATCCTGCGGCAGGGAGGCGCTCTGCGGAGCCATCGAGTTGGAGGAGGACTGCGCGCCGTGGGGGGCGTCCGAGGTTGACGGTGCGCGCAACGGCCTCTTGGCCGCGGTAGCAGCCCTTGTCGAGGTGGACGGCAGAGCGGAGCCAGTCCCATTCGTGCGGGAGGGACTTGTCGTCAACATCGAGGGCTGGCCGGGGCCGCAGATCGACGATCCGCTGAGCTTCCCACGCGAGCATGCCCGCCATCGTGCCCTCCCACTCGTCGAGAGCGGCCTCGAGGTCAGCGGCCGGCACGAGGGCCAAATAGCGGTCGTGTCCGCGCGCAGGATGCTGATCCGGGTCGGCTCCGTAGGCGACGGATGATGCTGGGACGGCGGGCCAGGGGTCACGCCACGTGAGGATCGCCCGCGGCACGGTCTCGGAACCGTATCCGCCGAGGAGGCTGAGGTCGTCGCGGAGTGCGACGTCTACTCTCATCATGAACTTCATGGACTGGAGGAAAGCCCGCAGCTCCTCTCCCTGCCCGACATCGGTGATGAGGTAGAGGGTCTCGCCGTCGTCCTGGACGAAGGCTGGCACCTGGATCCGACCCTCCGCGCTCAACAGGATGGTCTCTGTCGATTCCCCCGGCGTCAGCCCCGTCAGGTGCTGGGTTGTCAGGCTGTGGACCCACGTGAGCCGGTCCTGGCCCGTCACGGTCACCACCTCCATGTGGGACAGGTCGACGAGTGCCGTGCCCGCGAGGAGGGCGCGCTGCTCCCTGGCGGGTGAGCCGTAGTGGGCGGGGACGGGAGCATCGATGCCGTCCCCGAGGACGGCGCCGGGACGCTCGCTCGGCTTCACATGTCCTCCCGGACGCGTGAGAGCCTGCCCGCGGCGTAGGACTGCATCTCCTCGCCGAAGGCCGCCATGTCGTACGCGAAGAGGAGATCCGATTCGACAAGGCCGACCTGGAGGCTGCTGGCGTTCACCTCTGCTCCCGCCGCGGAGCGCACCATCGCATCGGAGATGAGTGTCATGCGGGGCGCCTTGACTGTGCCGATGTAGAGCGCGACCCGGCCGTCCGGGGTGGCGATCATCGCTTCGACGTCGCCCTCTTTCTCGGGAGACTGGCGAAGGTAGCCGGAGGCGACCTGCCAGCGGCGGTTCTCGGTCAGCTGCGACACCCCAACGGAGCCCGGCAGCTCCTTATCGATGTCGTCCGGGTTCTCGTTCGCCAGCGTCCACGTCGACGTGACCGTCAGGTAGGGCCCGCCGTCGTTGTGGATCTCGAGATCGCAGATGATGGCAGCATCGTCGATGCCGGGGTAGCCGAGCATGCCATAGCCGCGCCACGTGCCGACCAGCCATGCCATCGGATAGGTCTCGGGGGCCAGATTATCGGGAATCTCAAACATGTCTCTACAGTAGCGAACCGGGGAAGCGTTCCAGAAGCGTCACTCTCGGACGACGGGGCCGAAGCGCTCGCAGACGGAGGGACGTTCGCCGCGGGCGTAGCTCAGGAGATGACGAGGACGAGCGTATAGGCGACGACGGCCGCGACGCAGAGCGGAACCATCGCCAGGGCGGCTCCCGGCCTCCGCCTGGTGGCAGGTGGGAGCCTGCGCAGGATCGAGTCGAAGATCGCGAGGATCGCGCCCGCGACGAAACCGGCCGCGGCGGCCACGTACCAGGCGATGTCGGCGACGAGCATGAAGCCGAGTCCCCCGAGGAAACCGCCGACCATGTAGACGATGTGGCGGACGTGCCGGAGGGAGTGCGGGATGAGGACGTCGAGGAGAAGGGCCACAGCAACCGCGGTCAGCACGGCACTGGCGGCCACGCGACCATCCGCATCCACGACGACCGTCCTCGTCCACAGGGCAGTCATGAGGGCAAGGATGGAGCCGGAGACGGTTCCCGAGATCTGTTCGAGGAGGCGCGGACGTCCGTCTCGTCTCGCCATCTCCGCCACGAAGCCGACGATCACGGTGAGGCCGGCAAGGAACACGAGTTCGCGGACTCCGAGGAAGTATCCGACGGCCCCGGACGCGACGGAGAAGGCCGCGATGACACGCCTGGCGGTGCCAGGGTTGGGCAGGTCGATGAGGAACGGCCACCCCACCGCGAGGACGACGCCGATGGCGATACCTGCAGCCGTTGTCGCGATCGGTCCGAGCGCAACAGCGCCGAGAAGCACTCCTGCGCCCGCCAGGCTCGTGCCGGCACGGGCTCGCGAACTCATCCGCATCTCAATTCCACTCTTCACCCCTTGATCTTGCCACGCCGCCCGCCCGCTCCCGCTCCTTATTCGACACGAGCCTCCTCGTCGAGTCGCCAGGAGCCAGATCTTGCCTGCAATTTGGTGCAGAAATGGGACGGGCGAATGCACGGAGGATAGAGAGTGGACGTGATTGCCGCCACAGGTTGACGCGTGCGGGAAAGCCCGCAAGAATATGGGTACGACATCGGATCGCGAAAGCCCCGGGCTCCAACTATTGCCGCTACGAGCGGCCTACGCGCCGACAGGCGCTATCCGGTTCGGTGTCGCTCAAGTTAGCGTCGGCAATGCCGACGCTAACTTATTGTCCCCGCATTGTGAGCGGAGGGACACCTCTCGGCACCACTTGCCACACTATGGTGACGCCAACCACACCACCATCATTGAGGGTCCGGCACGGGGCCTGGGGCTGGCGTGAGACAATCGAGCGGCAAGGACAAAGGAGTGCACATGCCGGTTGATCGGGTCACATCAGCCATTGACGCCATTTTAGCCCGGATTCATTCCGGCGAGTTTCCCGTGGGCGAAGCGCTGCCGCCCGAGGCGGATCTGGCGACGATGCTCGAGGTTTCTCGCCCGACGATGAGAGAGGCCGTTCGCTCACTGTCGACGAAGGGCGTCCTGCGCGTTATCCACGGGCGCGGCACGTTCGTCAATCCCGTGGCCAGCTGGACCGATCTTCCCGCCATGGTGGAAGCATTAGGCCGCTCCCAGTCCCCTCGCGAGATCGGCCTGCAGCTCATCGAGCTGCGCCGCATGATCGAGGTGGGCGCGTGCGGCCTTGCCGCGCGCAACCGCACCGACGACGATATCGCTGTCCTCACGGAGCTTCTCACCATGTTCGAGGATGCGGCCGAGACGGGCGACATCGACACGATCGCAAAAGCCGATCTCGCTTTCCACACGACGATTCTGGAAGCGAGCGCGAATCCGTTCCTGTCCGTCATCATGCATCCTCTTCAGGATGCTCTCTCAGCATCACGGAAGCAGACGAGTGCCGACTCCCGGATCCGACGCCGGGCGGCCGAGCATCACCGCATCATCCTCTCCGCCATCGTCGATGGCGATGAGGCGCGGGCGAAAGATGCGATGCGGAAGCATATGACCCAGACGAGGGACGACATCGCAGCCTATCTGCCCGACCAGCCCGTGACGGACTAGTTGTAGTTCCTTGGGACGTTGTGAACGCTCGAGTTAGATGAAGACCTCCGGCAGGATGTGGGTTACCACACACGCATCCTGACCCGGAGGTCTTCATGTCCCACGCTAACGCACCCCTCACCCCAATCGGCAGAAAACGCCTCGCCGCCCTAATCGTCGATGATGGGTGGTCGATCAGACGCGCGGCCGAACGATTCCAGGTCTCACCCGCGACCGCTTCGAAATGGGCGTCCAGATACCGGGCCGGTGAACCCCTCACCGACCGTTCGTCGCGGCCGCATCATTCACCCACACGACTCCCGAAACGACGTGAGCGTCGCATCATCTCGCTGCGCTTCACCCGCAGGTGGGGGCCTCACCGCATCAGTTACCGCCTTGGCATCCCGCGCTCGACGATCGAGCGTGTCCTCGCCCGCTACCAGATGCCCCTACTCGCTCATGTTGATCAGGCGACCGGGTTGCCAGTGCGAAAGCCACGGATCGTACGCTACGAGAAGCAGGCACCGGGTGAGCTCGTGCATGTCGATATCAAGAAGCTTGGTCGTATCCCAGTAGTGCCCCTTAGAGTGGTGTAGCCCCCGGGGTGGTCGTGAGCGTCGTTGCTGACGTGGACACGGTCACCGTGGGATCCTTCGAGAAAGCTCTCTACTTCCCACTCGAAAGGACATCGCCACGATGACCGCTCCTCATATTATCGACCCTGCAGGCCTGCTCCGTGAAGCCCTGGCCGAAGCATCCCCGGACTTGATGCGCGATCTGCTGCAGGCCATGATCAACGCCCTGCTTTCAGCAGACGCCGATGCCGTGGTCGGGGCGGAATGGGGCAAGCCCAGCCCCGACCGCCGCACCCAGCGCAACGGCTACCGCCACCGGCCCCTGGACACCCGGGTCGGCACAGTGGATGTTGCTGTCCCAAAACTCAGATCGGGCACATATTTTCCCGACTGGCTGCTCGAGCGCAGAAAACGAGCCGAAACAGCACTGATCACGGTCGTGGCTGACTGCTACCTCGCCGGCGTCAGCACTCGGCGGATGGATAAGCTCGTGAAAACCCTGGGTATTCATTCCCTGTCGAAGTCGCAGGTCTCGCGCATGGCTACTGACCTGGACGAGCACGTGGACCAGTTCCGTCACCGCCCGCTCGATGAGGCCGGCCCGTTCACGTTCGTCGCTGCTGACGCGCTGACCATGAAGGTCCGCGAGGGCGGGCGTGTGATTAACGCGGTCGTCCTCATCGCTACCGGCGTCAATGCCGATGGTAGGCGTGAAGTCCTCGGCCTGCGGGTTGCGACCAGTGAGACCGGGGCGGCATGGAACTCCTTCTTCGCCGACCTCGTCGCACGCGGCCTGACCGGCGTGCGTTTAGTGACTTCTGATGCTCATGCGGGCCTGATCGAGGCGGTCGCAGCGAACCTGCCGGGTGCGTCCTGGCAGCGATGCCGCACGCACTACGCCGCGAACCTGATGAGCGTGTGCCCCAAGAGCTACTGGCCGGCAGTCAAAGCGATGCTGCACTCGGTCTACGACCAGCCCGACGCAGCCAGTGTCCACGCCCAATTCGACCGGCTCTTGGACTACGTCGGCGATAAGCTCCCTGAAGCTCACGATCATCTGGACGGCGCACGTGCCGATATCCTTGCCTTCACCGGTTTCCCGACCGGGGTGTGGGCCCAGATCTGGTCCAACAACCCCAATGAGCGCCTCAACCGCGAGATCCGTCGCCGCACCGATTCGGTGGGGATCTTCCCCAACCGAGAGGCGATCATCCGCCTGGTCGGTGCGGTCCTGGCCGAGCAGACCGATGAATGGGCCGAAGGGCGCCGCTACCTCAGCCTCGACGTTCTCGCCAGAAGCCGCCTCCACATGCTTCCCGAGACCACAGACGAGGTGAGCGACGATCCTCTCGAACTGACCGCCTAACCACTAATTGAAGAACCGAAGGAACACCGGCTACACCACTCAAAGGGACTTGACCCGTATCCCCGACGGTGGTGGGCATCGCATGCTTGGCCGACAGGCCGGAAAGAAACATAACACTGGCCATGGAAGACCCGGACGCGGGTACGCCTACCTGCATCACGCAGTCGATGATTATTCCCGGCTCGCGTATTCCGAGATCCTCTCTAATGAGAAGAAAGAAACTGCGTCTGGGTTCTGGGAACGCGCCCGTGCTTTCTTCGCCCAGGCCGGCGTAACCGTTTCCGCGGTGATGACTGACAACGGGGCATGCTACCGCTCACACGCCTTCAGAATTGCTTTGGGCCCAGAGGTAAAGCATCGATTTACTCGCCCGTATCGGCCGCAAACTAATGGGAAAGTTGAACGGTTCAACCGCACACTTACTGCAGAGTGGGCGTACGCGGCTATGTATGTCAGTGATGAAGCCAGGGCCGCAACGTACGATGCCTGGCTACATCACTACAATCATCATCGACCCCATACCGGGATCGGTGGGCAGACTCCCTCGGATCGTGTTCACAACCTCACTGGGAACTACAACTAGTCCTCGAGCAGCGCCATCGCGTTCACCTGCGATGAATCGACTCCCTTGATCCGGAGCGGCCCGAGCGTGACGAGCTTGATCGTCTTGTCCCCGATCGCCTTCATGCTCATGTCCTCGATGCCGACGATGATGTGGTCGGAGTAGTTGCCGAGGAGCCAGCGGTGCGCTTCGGGCCCCGATCGTTCGTCGGGGCGGCGATCGACATCCAGTCCATGCCGATGCAGTCGAGCTCGGGGAACTCTCCGCACAGCCACTTCGACAGGCCCGAATGAAGGCTGACGCCGTTGTTCTGGTACATGTGGGGATCGCTCGTCCGCTTCTCTTCGAAGCCGGTGCGGATCAGCAGGAGGCGCTTGCCCTTGAGGTCGCCTGCGAAAGGCTCGAGGTCTTCCTTCGTGACGATCTCGTCCGGGCCGTTGCGGTGCGGCAGGTCGACGAGCAGGATTTCCTCCCCCAGGTAGGCGAATTTCTCGATGGGCAGCTCGTCGAACGGCACCCCTTCCGTATTGAAGTGGCGCGGCCCATCCATGTGGGTCCCGAAGTGGTTCGGCAGGGAGATGAGGTGGGAGTTGAACGGCTTACCCGTCTCGGAGAGGTGTGTGTCTTGCTCGATGCTGATGACTGGCTCTCCCGGCCGGGCAACATCGTTGGGGTCGAGCACGTGCGACAGGTGTACGAACATCATTGTTCTCCTTCATTGTGAGCGTGACAACAAAGAAACCTTAGACCTCTGATCTCTCACAAGAGGGTCGGCTCATGCTCCGATGCTGGGGCCCGCCGAGACATCTCCCGGCGGGCCTCCGCGTCACCCGAATCGGCCGGACACGTAGTCCTCGGTGGCCTTCTTCGACGGGTTCGAGAAGATCTTGTCCGTCGTGTCGTACTCGATGAGATGCCCGGGCTTGCCGGTGCCCTCGATGTTGAAGAACCCTGTCATCGACGAAACACGGGCCGCCTGCTGCATGTTGTGCGTGACGATGACGATCGTGTAGTCCTTCTCGAGCTCCCGGATCAGGTCCTCGATCGCGAGGGTCGAGATCGGGTCGAGGGCAGAGCACGGCTCGTCCATGAGCAGCACGTCAGGCTTGACGGCGATGGCGCGGGCGATGCAGAGGCGCTGCTGCTGGCCTCCCGAGAGGGACGACCCGGGGCGTCCCAGGCGGTCCTTCACTTCCTCCCACAGGTTGGCGCCCCGGAGCGAGAACTCGACAAGCTCCTCCGCTTCCGACTTGCTCATCCGCTTCGAGTTCAGCTTCGCACCCGCCAGAACATTATCGGCGATCGACATGGTGGGGAACGGGTTGGCCCGCTGGAAGACCATGCCGACAGAGGCGCGAACATCGACAGGGTCGACGCCGGGGCCGTAAATGTTCTTGCCATCGATGATGGCATCGCCTTCGACGCGCGCACCGGGGATCACCTCGTGCATGCGGTTCAACGACCTGAGGAAGGTCGACTTTCCGCAGCCCGAGGGGCCGATGAGAGCAGTCGTGGCGCGGGGTGCGATATGCATCGAGACATCTTCGACAGCGAGAAAGTCGCCGTAGTAGATGTTGAGGTTCGAGACGTCAATGCCTTCGTTCACAGGTTTGTTCCTTCCGGGGGCCGCAAGGGCGGCCTACTTTTCGCCCTTCGGCGCGAACGCCTTGGCAATGATGCGGGCAACGAGGTTGAGCAGGAGCACGAGGAGAATCAGGGTGAGAGCGCCGGACCATGCGAGTTCTCGCGTGGCCTGATTCGACCAGGACGAGTACACGTAGGTCGGGAGCGTCTCCATGTATCCGGTGAACAGGTTCCAGTTGAACACGTTCGTCGTGCCGGTGGTGATGAGAAGCGGTGCGGTTTCGCCGATGATGCGGGCGACGGCGATGACGACGCCGGAGACGATGCCGGGGAGGGCGGTCCGCAGCACGACCTTCGTGATCGTCCGCGACTTCGTCACGCCCAGAGCATAGGAGGCCTCCCGGAGCTCGTTCGGGACGATCCGCAGCATCTCCTCCGTGTTGCGGATGACGATCGGAGTCATGAGGACGACGAGCGCGACCGAGCCCATGAAGCCAGTCTTCATCTGCAGCGCAGCTGAGGACCCGACGAAGTACTCCGCGATCGTCGGGATCATCGCCGCCGCGAACAGGCCGGCGACGATGGAGGGGATGCCGGTCATGATGTCGACAAGGAACGTGACGGTCCGTGCCAGGGGGCCGCGACCGTACTCGACAAGATAGACAGCCGTCATGACACCGAGGG
Protein-coding sequences here:
- a CDS encoding cyclase family protein — translated: MMFVHLSHVLDPNDVARPGEPVISIEQDTHLSETGKPFNSHLISLPNHFGTHMDGPRHFNTEGVPFDELPIEKFAYLGEEILLVDLPHRNGPDEIVTKEDLEPFAGDLKGKRLLLIRTGFEEKRTSDPHMYQNNGVSLHSGLSKWLCGEFPELDCIGMDWMSIAAPTNDRGPKRTAGSSATTPTTSSSASRT
- the dtd gene encoding D-aminoacyl-tRNA deacylase, with product MRAVISRVASASVSVDGETVSTIGPGLLVLLGVTADDGDREIELTARKIADLRVFEDESVTERGGEILLVSQFTLYGDIRKGRRPSWSHAAPGPVAEPVYEAVARRLESAHGLVVKTGVFGAMMAVESVNDGPFTLWWEC
- a CDS encoding FABP family protein; amino-acid sequence: MFEIPDNLAPETYPMAWLVGTWRGYGMLGYPGIDDAAIICDLEIHNDGGPYLTVTSTWTLANENPDDIDKELPGSVGVSQLTENRRWQVASGYLRQSPEKEGDVEAMIATPDGRVALYIGTVKAPRMTLISDAMVRSAAGAEVNASSLQVGLVESDLLFAYDMAAFGEEMQSYAAGRLSRVREDM
- the pstB gene encoding phosphate ABC transporter ATP-binding protein PstB; translated protein: MNEGIDVSNLNIYYGDFLAVEDVSMHIAPRATTALIGPSGCGKSTFLRSLNRMHEVIPGARVEGDAIIDGKNIYGPGVDPVDVRASVGMVFQRANPFPTMSIADNVLAGAKLNSKRMSKSEAEELVEFSLRGANLWEEVKDRLGRPGSSLSGGQQQRLCIARAIAVKPDVLLMDEPCSALDPISTLAIEDLIRELEKDYTIVIVTHNMQQAARVSSMTGFFNIEGTGKPGHLIEYDTTDKIFSNPSKKATEDYVSGRFG
- a CDS encoding FadR/GntR family transcriptional regulator, yielding MPVDRVTSAIDAILARIHSGEFPVGEALPPEADLATMLEVSRPTMREAVRSLSTKGVLRVIHGRGTFVNPVASWTDLPAMVEALGRSQSPREIGLQLIELRRMIEVGACGLAARNRTDDDIAVLTELLTMFEDAAETGDIDTIAKADLAFHTTILEASANPFLSVIMHPLQDALSASRKQTSADSRIRRRAAEHHRIILSAIVDGDEARAKDAMRKHMTQTRDDIAAYLPDQPVTD
- a CDS encoding IS256 family transposase codes for the protein MTAPHIIDPAGLLREALAEASPDLMRDLLQAMINALLSADADAVVGAEWGKPSPDRRTQRNGYRHRPLDTRVGTVDVAVPKLRSGTYFPDWLLERRKRAETALITVVADCYLAGVSTRRMDKLVKTLGIHSLSKSQVSRMATDLDEHVDQFRHRPLDEAGPFTFVAADALTMKVREGGRVINAVVLIATGVNADGRREVLGLRVATSETGAAWNSFFADLVARGLTGVRLVTSDAHAGLIEAVAANLPGASWQRCRTHYAANLMSVCPKSYWPAVKAMLHSVYDQPDAASVHAQFDRLLDYVGDKLPEAHDHLDGARADILAFTGFPTGVWAQIWSNNPNERLNREIRRRTDSVGIFPNREAIIRLVGAVLAEQTDEWAEGRRYLSLDVLARSRLHMLPETTDEVSDDPLELTA
- the pstA gene encoding phosphate ABC transporter permease PstA, which encodes MSLATQEKTPRQDVSHGKRLPRYFTPVAIALAAAAAMVVLNGWGTEGITPTATAVLTIVFYLVLSTIISFAVEGRRYATDRMVSGLIVTAFIIAVAPLISLIWMVISNGYSELTWEFLTNDRNGLTLADHATGAGHALVGTLLITGTTALIAVPLGVMTAVYLVEYGRGPLARTVTFLVDIMTGIPSIVAGLFAAAMIPTIAEYFVGSSAALQMKTGFMGSVALVVLMTPIVIRNTEEMLRIVPNELREASYALGVTKSRTITKVVLRTALPGIVSGVVIAVARIIGETAPLLITTGTTNVFNWNLFTGYMETLPTYVYSSWSNQATRELAWSGALTLILLVLLLNLVARIIAKAFAPKGEK
- the ygfZ gene encoding CAF17-like 4Fe-4S cluster assembly/insertion protein YgfZ, translated to MKPSERPGAVLGDGIDAPVPAHYGSPAREQRALLAGTALVDLSHMEVVTVTGQDRLTWVHSLTTQHLTGLTPGESTETILLSAEGRIQVPAFVQDDGETLYLITDVGQGEELRAFLQSMKFMMRVDVALRDDLSLLGGYGSETVPRAILTWRDPWPAVPASSVAYGADPDQHPARGHDRYLALVPAADLEAALDEWEGTMAGMLAWEAQRIVDLRPRPALDVDDKSLPHEWDWLRSAVHLDKGCYRGQEAVARTVNLGRPPRRAVLLQLDGSAERLPAAGSEILWGEKTVGKITSAGRDMDEGPVGLGLLKRNTPLDAQLAIDGIPALAEVIVNPDGRTALSYDRPKIRKLAP
- a CDS encoding DUF2516 family protein, which gives rise to MIGMLFNYFVIALFLWAIVDAATRPKDAFPWAGTMSKWAWVAALLGGLALRAGLMPFRIPGSFLISLACFILVIYYLGTIKPKLDDSPRRGPRDRGSW